One part of the Glycine soja cultivar W05 chromosome 11, ASM419377v2, whole genome shotgun sequence genome encodes these proteins:
- the LOC114375108 gene encoding LOB domain-containing protein 1-like, producing the protein MESDTNTTFSHSSNTTPSSPPQQVQVVMIPCAACKILRRRCAEKCVLAPYFPPTEPAKFTTAHRVFGASNIIKFLQELPESQRADAVASMVYEAGARIRDPVYGCAGAICHLQKQVNELQAQLAKAQAEVVNMQFQQANLVALICMEMAQTQTPQESPQQSVDNFISSPSHSSGYQNNLNFFEENTNNLNSLWEPLWT; encoded by the exons ATGGAGAGTGACACAAACACCACATTTTCTCACTCCTCAAATACTACCCCTTCTTCCCCTCCCCAACAAGTTCAAGTTGTCATGATCCCTTGTGCTGCTTGCAAGATTCTGAGGCGAAGATGTGCTGAGAAATGTGTCTTGGCACCTTATTTCCCTCCCACTGAACCTGCCAAGTTTACCACTGCACACCGAGTCTTCGGTGCCAGCAACATCATCAAGTTCTTGCAG GAACTTCCAGAGTCTCAAAGAGCTGATGCAGTGGCCAGCATGGTTTATGAGGCTGGTGCAAGAATAAGAGACCCAGTGTACGGATGTGCAGGTGCAATTTGCCACCTCCAAAAGCAAGTCAATGAACTTCAAGCACAGTTAGCAAAGGCACAAGCTGAGGTTGTAAACATGCAATTCCAACAAGCGAATCTCGTGGCTCTAATTTGCATGGAAATGGCACAAACACAAACTCCACAGGAATCACCACAACAATCTGTGGACAACTTCATTTCAAGCCCTTCACACAGCAGCGGCTATCAAAACAATCTCAATTTCTTTGAGGAGAACACCAATAACCTAAACTCTTTGTGGGAGCCTCTTTGGACATGA